A genomic stretch from Desulfurococcaceae archaeon MEX13E-LK6-19 includes:
- a CDS encoding RsmB/NOP family class I SAM-dependent RNA methyltransferase produces MYPEEVAARILAYVEKRRKSLRDVATSFFTRNKELEFMKPVVRVITLGVLRNYIFLDYLLDSIGINVKRYSCLKKWLLRVITYSLTLGRDKAKISRLKKIVDKMGIPTEIFSLKDIDYENIRSNLVRTGRLHIAYSFPMWLLKYLQRARIPNLESFLKSLLRDPTTWLRVSTHRIKSDNLIVLLRDEGFHVKKDKDLYDCLEVVKGSRGALAKTKLYKLGYYVIQDKASILTGHIVDVHNKNVLDVSAGAGLKTTHLAQLGAARVYAQDISLSMLIDAVKLAKRLGLKERILFIATDSSMYMPLRAMDKINVVIIDPPCSGIGRMSLQPELKLHLTKNMLKELVRTQYRLINNIVKRARRGTKILYSTCTVTVEENEDIVKSFEREGYVELLNQKPFIGSRSFIDTRIQRLYPHIHKTQGFTISLMEVV; encoded by the coding sequence ATGTATCCTGAAGAAGTCGCAGCTAGAATACTTGCCTATGTTGAAAAAAGAAGAAAAAGCTTGAGAGACGTAGCAACTAGTTTCTTTACAAGAAACAAGGAGCTTGAATTCATGAAACCAGTTGTTCGTGTAATAACCCTCGGTGTTTTAAGGAATTATATCTTCCTTGACTATCTCTTGGATTCGATTGGGATTAATGTTAAGAGGTATTCTTGTTTAAAGAAATGGTTGTTGCGTGTGATTACGTATTCTTTAACTCTGGGTAGGGATAAGGCGAAAATAAGTAGGCTAAAGAAAATTGTTGACAAAATGGGAATTCCAACAGAGATATTTAGTCTCAAAGATATTGATTATGAGAACATTAGGAGCAACCTTGTACGGACAGGAAGACTACATATAGCATATTCTTTTCCTATGTGGTTGCTAAAGTATCTACAAAGAGCTAGGATCCCTAATCTTGAATCATTTCTAAAATCGTTGTTACGGGACCCCACGACATGGCTTCGTGTATCAACACATAGAATTAAGTCTGATAATTTAATTGTTCTCCTGCGGGATGAAGGTTTCCATGTAAAGAAGGATAAAGATCTATATGATTGCCTTGAGGTTGTGAAGGGTAGTAGAGGTGCATTGGCTAAAACAAAATTGTATAAGCTAGGATACTATGTAATTCAGGATAAAGCAAGTATACTTACAGGTCATATAGTTGATGTGCATAATAAGAATGTGCTTGACGTGTCTGCAGGAGCAGGACTTAAGACAACACATTTAGCACAACTTGGTGCAGCAAGGGTATATGCACAAGACATCTCTTTGTCAATGCTTATTGATGCTGTTAAGCTGGCAAAGAGGCTTGGTTTGAAAGAAAGAATATTGTTTATAGCTACAGATTCCTCCATGTATATGCCACTTAGGGCTATGGATAAGATCAATGTAGTTATTATAGATCCTCCTTGTAGCGGTATTGGGCGTATGTCTCTACAGCCGGAACTCAAATTACATTTAACAAAGAATATGCTTAAAGAATTAGTGAGAACACAGTATAGGCTAATTAATAATATTGTCAAAAGAGCTAGGAGAGGGACCAAGATATTATACTCGACTTGTACAGTGACAGTTGAAGAAAACGAGGATATTGTAAAGTCTTTCGAGAGGGAAGGTTATGTTGAGTTACTTAACCAAAAACCCTTTATTGGTAGCAGAAGCTTTATAGACACAAGAATACAGAGGCTTTACCCTCATATTCATAAAACACAAGGATTTACTATATCGCTCATGGAGGTGGTGTAA
- a CDS encoding DUF61 family protein, translated as MESNDYIDKLLREELRIVNKHLPYKRISLEELLKEDIPHIVLRDGSVHLFKKEELTLLSNIIPKEKWSELKLPIIIEANLSLGEHIYVVREPIAAYAIAKILEKEDYRIPLIIYGKELPIIRKKLRTTTTIVFLP; from the coding sequence GTGGAGTCTAATGACTACATCGATAAACTTTTACGTGAAGAGCTAAGGATAGTGAATAAACATTTACCATACAAGAGAATTTCTTTAGAAGAATTATTGAAGGAAGATATTCCCCACATAGTGCTAAGAGATGGTTCTGTGCATCTATTTAAAAAAGAGGAGCTTACGCTATTAAGTAATATTATTCCAAAAGAGAAGTGGAGCGAACTAAAACTACCCATAATAATAGAAGCTAATCTTTCTCTTGGTGAACATATATATGTCGTCAGGGAACCAATTGCTGCTTACGCCATAGCTAAAATTCTTGAGAAAGAAGATTATCGCATACCATTAATTATTTACGGTAAAGAATTACCTATCATTAGAAAGAAACTAAGAACAACCACAACAATAGTCTTCTTACCCTAG
- a CDS encoding V-type ATP synthase subunit D, producing the protein MSSLLRVRPTKIELIRLRRRLELSKKVHKILRERLTILVNEFLTRIREAIELRRNVSVTFLSVYREAIALYGFFGEKLLEHTVNTTKKPSEVIIGHENIMGIKALSTQFIKGEYVETPVVQDINVFREKSIQLIQQIIELGEIERALYSLGREIIRTKRKVNALEYILIPQLRNTIKYLQMKFEEREREEKARLKRVKALLERRRSGV; encoded by the coding sequence TTGTCGTCGCTACTAAGAGTAAGACCAACAAAAATAGAGTTAATAAGGCTTAGGAGGAGGCTTGAGCTATCAAAGAAAGTCCATAAGATCCTTAGAGAAAGACTAACTATCCTTGTAAACGAGTTCTTAACCAGGATTAGAGAAGCTATAGAATTAAGAAGAAACGTGTCAGTAACTTTTCTTAGCGTGTACAGAGAAGCAATAGCCCTCTACGGGTTCTTTGGCGAAAAACTCCTTGAGCATACAGTAAATACCACAAAAAAGCCTTCTGAAGTAATCATAGGTCATGAGAACATCATGGGCATAAAAGCATTGTCAACACAATTTATTAAAGGAGAATACGTTGAAACACCTGTTGTTCAGGACATCAATGTATTCAGAGAAAAATCAATACAGTTGATCCAACAAATAATAGAGCTTGGAGAAATAGAGAGAGCACTATACTCGCTCGGAAGAGAAATTATTAGAACCAAGAGGAAAGTTAATGCACTTGAATACATATTGATTCCACAGCTAAGAAATACGATAAAGTATCTTCAAATGAAGTTTGAAGAAAGGGAAAGAGAAGAGAAGGCTAGGTTAAAGCGCGTGAAGGCACTTTTGGAGAGGAGAAGAAGTGGAGTCTAA
- a CDS encoding DNA transporter, whose product MDIVYYIGIAASSEEPVPSILESNAREFIDELLEFKNNIRLVLGGYWGLMKIIADYAKNKGIEVIFILPEFPRSTPPRVKEFIPIHTELGYKTRSVILTSTSDVLVCLGGRIGSIIEIMLAYGFSKPVVILRGYNMDTDKVEEAFGEYIDSRKLAKVYYASTGREAAKIVLNLLGLTT is encoded by the coding sequence ATGGATATAGTGTATTACATAGGTATAGCTGCTTCAAGCGAAGAACCCGTACCAAGCATTCTAGAGAGCAATGCCAGAGAGTTTATTGATGAACTTTTGGAATTCAAAAATAATATTCGTCTTGTATTGGGTGGATACTGGGGCTTAATGAAGATTATCGCTGATTACGCCAAAAACAAGGGTATAGAAGTAATATTTATTCTACCAGAATTTCCACGAAGTACTCCTCCAAGAGTAAAAGAATTTATTCCTATACATACTGAGCTTGGCTACAAAACAAGGAGTGTAATACTTACATCAACAAGTGATGTGCTGGTTTGTCTTGGTGGACGTATTGGCTCTATAATAGAGATCATGCTAGCTTATGGGTTTAGCAAACCTGTTGTTATACTAAGAGGGTACAATATGGATACTGATAAAGTAGAAGAGGCTTTTGGAGAATACATTGACTCACGAAAATTAGCTAAAGTATATTATGCTTCAACAGGGCGTGAAGCAGCAAAAATTGTATTGAATCTTCTTGGACTAACTACATAA